Proteins from a genomic interval of Niabella soli DSM 19437:
- a CDS encoding RagB/SusD family nutrient uptake outer membrane protein — translation MKRLFHILTALFICSLWQSCKSDKAFLTEKPETFYTVDNAFSSSAQVDQVLIGIYSNIREAWTNPNEQGWMFIFKGNGTDEFDVPSIRRGSTFNNYANINPDNANFYNIYSFWYDLISKANLAIYAANLPQVKWSTDADKNYALAQARFFRAFAYRNLGEEFGGVPIVTEVLTTPKYDFKRTTRIETYDFAITEMEAILNDVPATTVAGGRLVKGAVQHNLCELYLAKGIELEAASKTADAQSAYNKSVQYGNDVIDGGVYSLMQSRFGKRAGEATIGISVYKSGVYNTANIVDTVQQTTNVFWDLFQEGNVNYQDGNKECIWAAQIDYAAYKAGDGESKLPYSRTYGPVFRDGATGNLTGTNEDVGGRGISQIMPTFYTRDEIFSSKWSEDLRNSDAVFRRRFKGNVAASAWYRKDIPWTVLYNGSADNTTNINNRSLCYPVSCKIATDKYTGVADGENMSNLFRDDYIIRLPETILLRAEAKQRSGDKAGAASDINLLRTRAQCTYKVTAADMDDNFNLILDERARELIYEECRWNTLLRMGKTIAVDRIKKYAYWPEAQATLTFNFNLWPIPQKVIETNKDAVIAQNPDWINK, via the coding sequence ATGAAACGGTTATTCCATATTTTAACAGCATTATTTATTTGTTCCTTATGGCAGTCCTGCAAGTCGGATAAGGCTTTTCTTACAGAAAAACCCGAAACCTTCTATACTGTTGACAATGCTTTTTCCAGTTCAGCGCAGGTAGACCAGGTACTGATCGGTATTTACTCCAATATCCGGGAAGCCTGGACCAATCCGAATGAACAGGGCTGGATGTTTATTTTTAAAGGGAACGGAACGGATGAATTTGATGTGCCCAGTATCAGGAGGGGCAGCACCTTTAATAACTATGCAAACATTAATCCTGACAATGCCAATTTTTATAATATCTATAGTTTTTGGTATGATCTGATCAGTAAAGCCAACCTGGCCATTTATGCAGCCAACCTGCCGCAGGTGAAATGGAGCACAGATGCAGATAAAAATTATGCCCTGGCGCAGGCACGTTTTTTCAGGGCCTTTGCTTACCGGAACCTAGGCGAAGAATTTGGTGGAGTGCCCATTGTTACTGAAGTGCTGACCACACCTAAATACGATTTCAAACGCACTACCCGGATTGAGACTTACGATTTTGCTATTACAGAAATGGAGGCCATACTTAATGATGTGCCCGCTACCACAGTGGCCGGCGGACGCCTGGTGAAAGGAGCCGTTCAGCATAATCTCTGTGAACTGTACCTTGCCAAAGGCATAGAACTGGAGGCGGCATCTAAAACCGCAGACGCTCAAAGTGCTTATAATAAATCTGTGCAGTATGGAAATGATGTAATAGACGGAGGCGTTTATTCATTAATGCAGAGCCGGTTCGGAAAACGTGCCGGTGAGGCTACGATCGGCATTTCAGTGTACAAGAGCGGTGTGTACAATACCGCAAATATTGTAGACACCGTTCAGCAGACCACCAATGTTTTCTGGGATCTGTTCCAGGAAGGAAATGTGAATTACCAGGATGGGAATAAAGAATGTATCTGGGCTGCTCAAATTGATTATGCCGCGTATAAAGCGGGAGACGGAGAATCGAAGCTTCCATACTCCAGGACTTACGGGCCCGTATTCAGGGACGGGGCAACGGGCAATTTAACCGGTACCAACGAAGATGTGGGTGGCCGCGGGATTTCACAGATCATGCCCACCTTTTATACGAGGGATGAAATATTCAGCTCCAAATGGAGTGAAGATCTGCGCAACAGCGACGCGGTATTCCGCCGCCGCTTTAAGGGTAATGTGGCTGCTTCGGCCTGGTATCGAAAAGATATTCCCTGGACCGTTTTATATAATGGCAGTGCAGACAATACGACCAACATTAATAACCGCAGTCTTTGCTACCCGGTTTCCTGCAAAATCGCCACCGATAAATATACGGGTGTGGCCGATGGAGAAAATATGAGCAACCTGTTTCGCGACGACTATATCATCCGTCTTCCCGAAACGATCCTGTTGAGAGCAGAAGCCAAACAGCGGAGCGGCGATAAAGCAGGAGCTGCCAGCGATATTAACCTGCTCCGAACCCGCGCCCAATGTACCTACAAGGTTACCGCTGCAGATATGGATGATAATTTCAATCTGATCCTCGATGAGCGTGCCCGGGAGCTGATATACGAAGAATGCCGGTGGAACACCCTTCTGAGGATGGGTAAAACCATCGCAGTGGATCGCATTAAAAAATATGCCTACTGGCCGGAAGCACAAGCTACTTTAACCTTTAACTTTAACCTTTGGCCTATTCCGCAAAAGGTTATTGAAACCAATAAAGATGCTGTAATAGCGCAAAATCCGGATTGGATAAATAAATAA
- a CDS encoding glycosyl hydrolase translates to MGLIKKRIAVLGICLITGMQLLNGQTNRYDLHTSKSESVDQISKGFVAPPSEAKLRCYWWWLNSMATKASITRDLEAMKKMGYGGASLVDAGSSNYQQALKTAAGPVFMTPAWMELYQHAVKEADRIGIELSVNIQSGWNPGGPFVTPEYALKKIVTADTVISGGKMITVSLPHPPEKLLYRDVLVQAIPRPHQQLPLKDSAISDWSLKTFNQSMGGGGIYPLYKFKSGFDTATMVNKIRQDQIIDLTRFFDGRQLKWKAPPGDWIIIRYGWTNTGVTTSTTSDGWNGLSLDHMSPAAFNLFDQQVISPLILAAKSAGNSVRYLQTDSWEMGVINWTQNFPQEFVRLRGYDIRPFMPVLAGYVVESQQVTNRFLYDFRKTVGDCILQNHYQLLYNRAHKNGMGIHPESGGPHSAPIDALQVMGINDFPQGEFWAMSNTHRVTDAARLIVKQSACVAHTNGKRFVAAEGPTSIGPQWERSPRELKSNIDRIFCSGVNRIVWHTFTSSPKEYGLPGNEYFAGTHMNPNVTWWPEAGAFIHYLNRCSYLLQQGLFTADVLYYYGDDVPNFVFLKDEFPQLHFGYDWDKCSRDVVLKRLAVQNGKIVLPDGMQYRLLVIPPDKAISLAVLKKIEALVKEGLILYGPRPKEATGLTGYPQSDRELRLITDRLWGAIDGAAVTEKITGKGKVIWGRDINEVLASMKVLPDFSFTSDNPQASFDYIHRNTNDADIYFLSNRFEYRQYSDFAYRYLPVAPDRYEQIDARFRVTGCQPQLWDPMTGTITDIADYREENGTTVIPLHFEPGGSKFIVFKKKATPVRHIVNIVKGEVDPNRTMPLKTASVALVREGGVVKAQVFQKGQYTLNWSDGTESRLHSNGAILQPVSGKWQLKLDPYWGTDRQLTLDSLKSWTDFDDPKVKYYSGKGHYTTRFMLASPALKGMRVYLDLGNVQDLAVVRVNDSQPQTLWYFPFRLDITDLVKPGANQLSVDVVNLWANRLIGDRGLPAGKRLTQTNIVKFEKEAMEPALRVSGLLGPVQLILVPEVVIK, encoded by the coding sequence ATGGGTTTAATAAAAAAGAGGATCGCCGTCCTGGGGATTTGTTTGATCACCGGAATGCAATTGCTGAACGGGCAAACGAACCGTTATGATCTACATACCAGTAAAAGTGAATCGGTTGATCAGATCAGTAAGGGGTTTGTTGCTCCGCCTTCCGAAGCAAAATTGCGCTGTTACTGGTGGTGGTTGAATAGCATGGCCACTAAAGCATCCATTACAAGAGACCTGGAAGCAATGAAGAAAATGGGTTATGGCGGCGCTTCTCTTGTAGATGCCGGCAGCTCTAATTATCAGCAGGCATTAAAAACAGCCGCCGGCCCGGTTTTCATGACGCCGGCATGGATGGAATTGTATCAGCATGCAGTGAAAGAGGCCGACCGGATCGGTATTGAATTAAGCGTTAATATACAAAGTGGCTGGAACCCGGGCGGGCCTTTTGTAACACCGGAATACGCTTTAAAAAAAATAGTAACGGCCGATACGGTTATCAGCGGCGGAAAAATGATAACGGTATCCCTGCCGCATCCGCCGGAAAAACTCCTCTACCGCGATGTACTGGTACAGGCCATTCCGCGCCCGCATCAACAGTTGCCCTTAAAGGACAGTGCTATTTCCGACTGGTCGCTAAAAACCTTTAACCAGTCCATGGGAGGAGGGGGCATCTATCCATTGTATAAATTCAAATCGGGTTTTGATACGGCTACGATGGTCAATAAGATCCGGCAGGATCAGATCATTGATCTTACCCGCTTTTTTGACGGGCGGCAACTCAAATGGAAGGCGCCTCCCGGCGACTGGATCATTATTCGTTATGGATGGACCAATACCGGGGTAACGACCTCAACAACAAGCGATGGATGGAACGGCTTGTCCCTGGATCATATGAGCCCTGCCGCCTTTAACTTATTCGATCAACAGGTGATCAGCCCGCTGATCCTTGCCGCAAAGTCGGCCGGCAACAGTGTTCGCTATCTTCAAACAGATAGCTGGGAAATGGGCGTCATTAACTGGACGCAAAACTTCCCGCAGGAGTTTGTCCGGCTCCGGGGATATGATATCCGGCCTTTCATGCCGGTGCTGGCAGGCTATGTGGTGGAAAGCCAGCAGGTCACCAACCGCTTTTTATACGATTTCAGAAAAACAGTGGGCGATTGTATCCTGCAAAATCACTACCAGTTGCTTTATAATAGGGCGCATAAGAACGGCATGGGAATTCATCCGGAATCCGGCGGACCTCACTCGGCTCCCATCGATGCATTGCAGGTAATGGGCATCAATGATTTTCCCCAGGGCGAGTTTTGGGCTATGTCCAATACCCACAGGGTAACGGATGCCGCCCGCTTAATTGTAAAACAGAGCGCCTGCGTGGCCCACACCAACGGCAAGCGGTTTGTGGCGGCAGAAGGGCCTACAAGTATTGGCCCGCAATGGGAGCGTTCTCCCCGGGAACTGAAGAGCAATATCGATCGTATATTTTGCTCGGGCGTGAACCGTATTGTGTGGCATACGTTTACTTCTTCACCAAAAGAATACGGTTTGCCGGGTAATGAATATTTTGCCGGCACCCATATGAATCCCAATGTAACCTGGTGGCCGGAAGCCGGGGCCTTCATCCATTATTTAAACCGCTGCAGTTACCTGTTGCAGCAGGGCCTATTTACTGCAGACGTGCTTTATTATTACGGGGATGATGTGCCCAATTTTGTATTCCTGAAGGACGAGTTCCCTCAATTGCATTTTGGGTACGACTGGGATAAATGCTCCCGTGATGTAGTGCTGAAACGGCTTGCAGTGCAAAACGGGAAGATCGTATTGCCGGACGGCATGCAATATCGTTTACTGGTGATACCTCCAGACAAGGCGATTAGTCTCGCTGTTTTGAAAAAAATAGAAGCCCTGGTAAAAGAAGGACTTATTCTTTACGGACCGCGGCCCAAAGAAGCAACCGGACTAACCGGCTATCCTCAAAGCGACCGCGAGTTGCGATTGATCACAGATCGTTTGTGGGGGGCCATTGACGGTGCTGCGGTTACGGAAAAGATTACGGGGAAAGGGAAAGTGATCTGGGGCAGGGATATTAATGAAGTGCTGGCATCAATGAAAGTGCTGCCCGATTTTAGCTTTACAAGCGATAACCCCCAGGCCTCTTTTGATTATATTCACCGGAATACCAATGATGCTGATATTTATTTCCTGTCGAACCGCTTTGAATACCGGCAGTACAGCGATTTTGCGTACCGGTATTTGCCTGTAGCTCCTGATCGCTATGAACAGATCGATGCCCGTTTTCGTGTTACCGGCTGTCAGCCCCAGCTATGGGACCCAATGACCGGTACCATTACCGATATCGCAGACTACCGGGAAGAAAACGGTACCACGGTAATTCCCCTGCATTTTGAACCGGGCGGATCTAAGTTTATCGTTTTTAAGAAAAAGGCAACCCCGGTGAGGCATATCGTAAATATAGTGAAGGGGGAAGTGGATCCTAACAGGACTATGCCCCTGAAAACCGCGTCAGTAGCGCTTGTAAGAGAAGGTGGCGTGGTGAAAGCGCAGGTTTTTCAAAAAGGGCAGTATACTTTAAACTGGTCTGATGGAACAGAAAGTCGTTTACATAGTAATGGGGCAATCCTGCAACCCGTTTCTGGTAAATGGCAGTTAAAGCTGGACCCCTATTGGGGCACTGATCGCCAATTGACACTTGATTCCCTGAAGTCCTGGACTGATTTTGACGATCCAAAAGTGAAATATTATTCGGGGAAGGGCCACTATACCACGCGTTTTATGCTAGCGTCACCAGCGCTAAAGGGAATGCGCGTATATCTTGACCTGGGAAATGTACAGGATCTTGCAGTGGTCCGCGTCAATGACAGCCAACCGCAAACCCTTTGGTATTTCCCGTTCCGGCTCGATATTACCGACCTGGTAAAACCAGGAGCCAACCAGTTGTCCGTTGATGTGGTGAACCTGTGGGCAAATCGTTTGATCGGGGATCGCGGGCTTCCGGCTGGCAAGAGGCTTACCCAAACCAATATTGTAAAGTTTGAAAAAGAAGCAATGGAACCGGCACTCCGGGTGTCTGGTTTGCTGGGGCCGGTACAATTAATACTGGTGCCCGAAGTTGTTATAAAATAG
- a CDS encoding alpha-L-rhamnosidase-related protein produces the protein MIFQRIIYFGIALLLAINAVAQGFAPTALRVDLILNADRVWQNGFAVNGTLEQARTEKGRFQSARIGSLHPRFSWVVNSEGHGVYQTAYQVLVATSTQKLQAGDGDVWNSGKVTSCQQLDIEYNGRVLQPNTVYYWKVKVWYQKGVSTEFSKPAAFLTDSILTAYQTPYTPLVKTMEHPKAQRKLNNDNDCYDFGNDAFGQLQLMIRATGNRDTLRIHIGEAVRANGAVERNPKGTIRYRLLVLPLQKGAHLYTPAFVPDKRNTGPKAIHMPDYIGEVLPFRYVEMEKNTPGITVMKTERAAVNYIFDDTAATFESSDTLLNRIWELCKHTMKATSFTGLYVDGDRERIPYEADALINQLSHYATDAEFNMAKRSLEYLIYNATWPTEWSLQNLQIAWNDYQYSGDIRTVKRIYQELKPKLLLALARADGLISTRTGKQDSVFTRSIHLTSFDGKTVLKDIVDWPQKGGFGLPADSPGESDSFVFTDYNSVVNAFHYEALVCMKKLAQALDEKTDVAFYEARAARVKKAFVQSFIEPQSGIVKDGETTLHHSLHANMLALAFDLVPLQNKAAVLSYIRTKGMACSVYGAQFLLSALYDAGQADYGLELLTARGKRSWYNMLHTGATMTTEAWDTEYKNNQDWNHAWGSAPANIIVSKLMGVTPLTPAFGTIEIKPRPGPLQQAVLKLPTLRGTIEVSFKKGAGAFQMETCLPANTRGVVCLPKQSDSDLLFKNGKRITAKAEGDYWVIKDVVCGSTSWRVQ, from the coding sequence ATGATCTTTCAGCGTATAATATATTTTGGAATTGCACTGCTGCTGGCCATAAACGCAGTTGCCCAGGGCTTTGCCCCAACTGCATTGCGGGTGGATCTGATCCTGAATGCAGACAGGGTATGGCAAAACGGTTTTGCGGTGAACGGGACGCTGGAACAAGCCAGGACAGAAAAAGGTCGTTTCCAGTCAGCACGTATCGGCAGTTTGCATCCCCGGTTTTCCTGGGTGGTGAACAGTGAAGGGCATGGTGTTTATCAAACGGCTTACCAGGTGCTGGTGGCTACTTCGACTCAGAAACTTCAGGCGGGTGATGGCGATGTATGGAATTCAGGAAAGGTCACTTCCTGCCAACAATTAGATATTGAGTATAATGGAAGAGTGCTTCAGCCCAATACGGTGTATTATTGGAAGGTGAAAGTATGGTATCAGAAGGGAGTGTCTACGGAGTTTTCAAAGCCGGCAGCTTTTTTGACGGATAGCATATTGACGGCCTACCAAACACCTTACACGCCATTAGTAAAAACAATGGAGCATCCAAAAGCTCAGAGAAAACTGAATAATGATAATGATTGTTATGATTTTGGGAATGATGCGTTTGGTCAGTTGCAATTGATGATACGTGCAACCGGCAACAGGGATACCCTGCGTATTCATATAGGTGAAGCAGTAAGAGCGAATGGAGCTGTTGAAAGAAATCCCAAAGGTACGATCCGGTACCGGTTGCTGGTGCTACCCTTACAAAAGGGGGCGCATTTGTATACTCCGGCGTTTGTGCCAGACAAGCGGAACACCGGACCTAAGGCGATACATATGCCGGATTATATTGGCGAAGTGCTGCCGTTTCGCTATGTGGAAATGGAAAAGAATACGCCGGGCATAACGGTTATGAAAACGGAACGCGCAGCGGTCAATTATATATTTGATGACACAGCGGCTACATTTGAAAGCTCCGATACCTTGCTGAACCGGATTTGGGAGCTTTGTAAACATACCATGAAAGCCACCAGCTTTACCGGGCTCTATGTGGATGGCGACCGGGAGCGCATTCCCTATGAAGCTGATGCGCTTATTAACCAGCTTTCTCATTATGCGACGGATGCGGAATTCAATATGGCCAAACGATCTTTGGAATATCTTATTTATAATGCGACCTGGCCTACCGAATGGTCCCTGCAAAACCTGCAGATTGCCTGGAACGATTATCAGTATTCCGGTGATATCCGCACGGTAAAAAGAATATACCAGGAGCTGAAACCGAAGCTGCTGCTGGCGTTGGCCCGGGCCGACGGACTGATCAGTACCCGGACGGGCAAGCAGGATAGTGTCTTTACAAGGTCGATCCACCTGACCAGCTTTGACGGGAAGACTGTATTGAAGGATATTGTAGACTGGCCGCAAAAAGGGGGCTTTGGCCTGCCGGCCGATTCCCCGGGGGAATCCGATAGTTTTGTGTTTACGGATTATAATTCCGTAGTCAATGCCTTTCATTACGAGGCCCTGGTTTGTATGAAAAAACTGGCGCAGGCGTTGGACGAAAAAACAGATGTGGCATTTTATGAAGCCCGCGCGGCCAGAGTGAAAAAAGCATTCGTGCAAAGTTTTATCGAGCCGCAATCGGGAATTGTAAAAGACGGGGAAACCACGCTCCACCATTCCCTGCATGCCAATATGCTGGCACTGGCTTTTGACCTGGTGCCGCTGCAAAATAAAGCCGCTGTGCTTTCTTATATCCGTACAAAAGGAATGGCTTGTAGCGTCTACGGTGCGCAATTTTTGCTCAGCGCCTTATATGATGCGGGTCAGGCCGACTATGGGCTGGAACTGCTAACGGCGAGGGGGAAACGCAGTTGGTATAATATGCTGCATACAGGAGCCACTATGACAACGGAAGCATGGGATACCGAATATAAAAATAACCAGGACTGGAATCATGCCTGGGGTAGTGCGCCCGCTAATATTATTGTAAGCAAACTGATGGGCGTTACGCCTTTGACGCCTGCATTCGGTACCATAGAAATAAAACCAAGACCAGGCCCACTGCAACAGGCCGTATTAAAGCTTCCTACTTTAAGGGGCACCATAGAAGTTTCGTTTAAAAAAGGGGCAGGGGCTTTTCAAATGGAGACCTGCCTGCCTGCAAACACCCGTGGGGTGGTCTGTTTACCCAAACAGTCCGATTCAGACCTGCTTTTTAAAAACGGCAAAAGGATCACGGCTAAAGCAGAAGGGGATTACTGGGTTATTAAAGATGTAGTCTGCGGAAGCACAAGCTGGCGGGTACAATAA
- a CDS encoding sugar porter family MFS transporter — translation MQIQTNGVESAAKGGVSLFGISVIAALAGFIFGFDTVVISGANLPIRELWHTSPWFHGFFIMSMALWGTVIGAIFGGMPTEKYGRKKILLWVGILFSISSIGSALAQGPYLFSFFRFIGGVGIGVSSVAAPTYISEISTPKTRGRLVAMYQFNIVFGILIAFLSNYFLKGVGGVNDWRWMLGVMAIPSLVYTLLVFSIPESPRWLIARKGDDIIARKVLQQLGIQNVSEEINSIKSSAAEEQQNGSTNFLNKKYRRIVWLAFFVAFFNQWSGINFILYYAPEILERAGLASKDSLLNSIAIGGTNLIFTFVGLYLIDRVGRKTLLVWGSIGYIISLGMVAYAFYTHAAPGFLLSFLLLFIASHAIGQGAVIWVFISEIFPNNIRALGQSFGASVHWVFAAIITLITPVFLDAENGIFKDNPWPIFAFFAFMMFLQLVWVLTKVPETKGVSLEAIEKKLVKEA, via the coding sequence ATGCAAATACAAACGAATGGTGTTGAAAGTGCAGCGAAAGGAGGGGTGAGCCTGTTTGGGATCTCTGTTATTGCAGCATTGGCGGGTTTTATTTTCGGCTTCGATACGGTAGTTATTTCAGGGGCCAATTTGCCCATCCGGGAACTGTGGCATACTTCACCCTGGTTTCATGGTTTCTTTATTATGTCTATGGCATTGTGGGGCACGGTGATCGGCGCCATTTTTGGAGGAATGCCTACGGAAAAGTACGGACGAAAAAAAATACTGTTATGGGTGGGTATTCTTTTCAGCATTTCATCAATAGGCTCTGCGTTAGCGCAAGGCCCATATTTGTTCTCCTTTTTCCGGTTTATCGGTGGTGTGGGCATTGGCGTGTCTTCCGTTGCGGCGCCCACTTATATATCGGAAATATCAACACCCAAAACCCGGGGGCGGCTGGTGGCTATGTACCAGTTTAATATTGTATTTGGGATCCTGATCGCCTTTCTTTCTAATTATTTCTTAAAGGGGGTGGGCGGTGTCAATGACTGGCGCTGGATGCTGGGCGTAATGGCCATCCCGTCGCTGGTATATACGCTGCTCGTATTCTCTATCCCTGAAAGCCCGCGCTGGCTGATCGCCCGTAAAGGCGATGATATTATTGCCCGGAAAGTATTGCAGCAATTAGGTATTCAAAATGTTTCGGAGGAAATAAACAGCATCAAAAGCAGCGCTGCGGAAGAACAACAAAACGGCAGCACTAATTTCTTAAATAAAAAATACCGGCGCATTGTATGGCTGGCTTTTTTTGTGGCTTTTTTCAATCAGTGGTCGGGCATCAATTTTATTTTATACTACGCGCCTGAAATTTTAGAAAGAGCCGGGCTGGCATCAAAAGACTCTTTGCTGAACTCTATTGCCATTGGTGGCACCAATCTTATTTTCACCTTTGTGGGGCTGTACCTTATCGACCGGGTGGGTCGCAAAACCCTGCTGGTATGGGGCTCTATCGGTTATATTATCAGTTTGGGAATGGTGGCCTATGCTTTTTACACCCATGCCGCGCCAGGGTTCCTGCTCTCCTTTTTGCTTTTGTTTATTGCGTCGCATGCAATAGGGCAGGGGGCAGTGATCTGGGTATTTATTTCAGAAATATTCCCTAACAATATCCGTGCACTGGGGCAATCCTTTGGTGCCAGTGTGCATTGGGTTTTTGCCGCGATAATAACATTGATCACACCCGTTTTCCTGGATGCGGAAAACGGGATCTTTAAAGACAATCCCTGGCCGATCTTTGCATTCTTTGCGTTTATGATGTTTTTGCAATTGGTATGGGTGCTCACCAAAGTGCCCGAGACCAAAGGCGTATCCCTGGAGGCGATTGAAAAGAAATTAGTAAAAGAAGCCTGA
- a CDS encoding family 43 glycosylhydrolase: MIKIEKLAGYMREKYRFGWMGCICIFSVCFQVQAQKAGIIHPGAAWPDQKGNPIQAHGGGIIKIGKNYYWYGEERRQGLDSNYRYVSCYSSADLVNWKFEGDVLQLSDPENLGRHWVLERPKVFYNRQTKKYVMYFHLDDARYKLARVGIAVSNTATGNFKYVKSFRPLGHESRDIGQFIDDDGAAYLVFEDRPNGFHIAKLSADYMDVERDMSLIPQHMEGGAIVHYKGLYYAIGSALTGWNPNPNKYAIAKKLEGPWSPFEDIAPPAVKTYGAQSTMLLKITGSKTTTVLFMGDQWKPKAQWDSRYLWMPLEIGNGKLWLPEPRSFSLNVKTGEAVLQKDRE, from the coding sequence ATGATCAAAATTGAGAAATTGGCTGGCTATATGCGGGAAAAATACCGCTTTGGGTGGATGGGTTGTATCTGTATATTTAGTGTTTGCTTTCAGGTGCAGGCGCAAAAAGCGGGTATAATCCATCCCGGAGCCGCGTGGCCGGACCAGAAGGGCAACCCTATCCAGGCCCATGGAGGCGGCATTATTAAAATCGGAAAAAACTATTACTGGTATGGGGAAGAAAGGCGGCAGGGATTAGATAGTAATTATCGTTATGTTAGTTGTTACAGCTCCGCAGATCTGGTGAACTGGAAATTTGAAGGCGATGTATTGCAACTATCCGATCCTGAAAACCTTGGCCGGCATTGGGTTCTGGAGCGCCCTAAGGTTTTTTACAACAGGCAAACGAAAAAATATGTCATGTATTTTCACCTGGACGATGCCCGGTACAAACTGGCGCGCGTTGGTATAGCAGTGAGCAATACGGCAACCGGTAATTTTAAATATGTAAAAAGTTTCAGGCCGCTCGGACATGAAAGTCGTGATATAGGCCAGTTTATTGATGACGATGGAGCAGCCTACCTGGTGTTTGAAGATCGCCCTAATGGATTCCATATTGCCAAACTTTCGGCTGACTATATGGATGTGGAGCGGGATATGAGCCTGATACCCCAGCACATGGAAGGCGGAGCCATTGTGCATTATAAAGGTTTGTACTATGCTATTGGCTCGGCATTGACGGGCTGGAATCCCAATCCCAACAAATATGCCATTGCAAAAAAACTGGAAGGACCCTGGAGCCCGTTTGAAGATATAGCCCCACCCGCAGTAAAAACCTACGGGGCGCAATCTACCATGCTTTTAAAAATAACGGGATCTAAAACAACCACGGTTTTATTTATGGGCGATCAGTGGAAACCCAAAGCCCAATGGGATTCCCGTTATTTATGGATGCCGCTGGAAATAGGTAATGGGAAATTATGGCTGCCCGAACCCCGCTCTTTTTCGTTAAATGTAAAAACCGGCGAAGCGGTGCTTCAAAAAGACAGGGAGTGA
- a CDS encoding response regulator transcription factor — protein MKLLIVEDEPDLLQSILEYFTQEDFLCEGVATYFEAIAKIEDFDYDCIILDINLPDGSGLKLLKYLREDKKQDGVIIISARNYIDDKIEGLNLGADDYLTKPFHLSELYARVKALMRRKYGQGASQLELGNLQLNLSSRCVACHQQPLMLTRNEYDLLAFLLNNKNRVVSRQAIAEHIYGDRTNRMPSFDFVYSQIKNLKRKLKEGECDDLIQTVYGLGYKISI, from the coding sequence ATGAAACTGCTGATAGTGGAAGATGAACCGGATCTGTTGCAAAGCATCCTGGAGTACTTTACCCAGGAAGACTTCTTATGTGAGGGAGTGGCTACTTATTTTGAAGCAATTGCTAAAATTGAGGATTTTGACTATGATTGTATTATCCTGGACATTAACCTGCCGGATGGTAGTGGCTTGAAGCTGCTGAAATACCTCCGGGAGGACAAAAAGCAAGACGGCGTAATAATCATCTCTGCCCGCAATTACATCGATGACAAAATTGAAGGACTGAATCTTGGAGCGGATGATTATTTAACCAAGCCCTTTCATCTTTCAGAATTATATGCGCGGGTAAAAGCGCTCATGCGCAGAAAATATGGGCAGGGGGCTAGTCAATTGGAATTGGGCAATCTTCAACTGAATCTTTCTTCCCGGTGTGTTGCCTGTCATCAGCAGCCTTTAATGCTCACCCGAAATGAATATGATCTGTTGGCCTTTTTACTAAATAATAAAAACCGGGTAGTGAGCCGGCAGGCAATAGCAGAACATATCTACGGCGACCGCACGAATCGAATGCCCTCATTTGATTTTGTGTATTCACAAATAAAAAATCTCAAACGCAAACTAAAAGAGGGAGAGTGTGATGATCTTATTCAAACAGTTTACGGATTGGGGTATAAAATTTCGATATGA
- a CDS encoding DNA/RNA non-specific endonuclease encodes MAANMIPQAPQNNQRTWNDLETYIRSQVTAGQEVYIITGSYGRLGTIDAGHIVIPSNIWKVVVFLKNGNNDLKRINAGTRVLAVNTPIQKQLMPIGKNILLPLASLKKIRATSCYRT; translated from the coding sequence ATGGCTGCCAATATGATCCCGCAGGCGCCTCAAAACAACCAGCGCACCTGGAATGATTTGGAAACATATATCAGGAGCCAGGTGACGGCGGGGCAGGAGGTCTATATTATTACGGGCAGCTATGGCCGCCTGGGTACCATTGATGCCGGACATATTGTAATACCCTCGAATATTTGGAAAGTAGTGGTCTTTCTTAAAAACGGGAATAATGACCTGAAGCGGATCAATGCGGGCACAAGAGTGCTGGCGGTAAATACCCCAATACAAAAACAATTAATGCCGATTGGAAAAAATATATTACTACCGTTAGCGTCATTGAAAAAAATACGGGCTACAAGCTGTTATCGAACCTGA